A DNA window from Solanum lycopersicum chromosome 3, SLM_r2.1 contains the following coding sequences:
- the LOC138347677 gene encoding uncharacterized mitochondrial protein AtMg00810-like: MVTVRSVVAIETAQQWPIFYMDVHNVFQGDLLEDVYMVIPPGFSRRGSLENASVKSVHAPKESHMEVAVRTRRLLTRYLVRFGDALILWKLKKQESVARSSAEVEFRSMASSVAEIT; encoded by the exons ATGGTTACAGTGAGATCAGTTGTAGCCATAGAAACTGCTCAGCAATGGCCTATCTTCTACATGGATGTCCACAATGTCTTTCAAGGTGATCTTCTTGAGGATGTTTATATGGTTATTCCTCCTGGTTTTAGCAGACGGGGAAGTCTGGAAAA TGCAAGTGTTAAGTCAGTACATGCTCCTAAAGAATCCCACATGGAAGTTGCAGTAAGG ACAAGAAGATTGCTTACTAGATACTTAGTGAGGTTTGGTGATGCTCTTATATTATGGAAGTTGAAGAAACAAGAGAGTGTAGCAAGAAGTTCTGCAGAAGTAGAGTTTAGAAGCATGGCATCTTCAGTAGCTGAGATTACTTGA